The following coding sequences lie in one Pseudomonadota bacterium genomic window:
- a CDS encoding deoxyguanosinetriphosphate triphosphohydrolase — MITREEYEQREDRDLAGYAMRSMASRGRRHVEQESEYRTCFARDRDRIVHCEAFRRLEYKTQVFVNHEGDYYRTRLTHTLEVAQISRGIARTLRLNEDLAEAIALAHDLGHTPFGHRGETALNELMAAHGGFEHNRQSYRVVTLLERRYPDFPGLNLSSEVLEGLLKHASEYDSPELKGLITESPGSPTLEAQVVNVADEIAYMNHDLDDGLESGMLRMEDLERVRLWRETASRVESDHPGILPKILKSQTIRRLIHLLVMDIQGETHARLARLAIKKIEDVRATAEPLVSFSEGMRAATRELKDFLFANLYRHYRVERMADKSNRILAALFNTYLNNPKVLPPSLERIIREEGGAERRVCDYIAGMTDRFALSEYAKLFDPDEKV, encoded by the coding sequence ATGATCACGAGGGAGGAGTACGAGCAGCGCGAGGACCGCGACCTGGCCGGGTACGCCATGCGCAGCATGGCAAGCCGCGGCCGCAGGCACGTGGAGCAGGAGAGCGAGTACCGCACCTGCTTCGCGCGCGACCGCGACCGGATAGTCCACTGCGAGGCGTTCCGCAGGCTCGAGTACAAGACCCAGGTCTTCGTCAACCACGAGGGGGACTACTACCGCACCCGGCTCACGCACACCCTCGAGGTCGCGCAGATCTCGCGGGGGATCGCGCGGACGCTTAGGCTCAACGAGGACCTCGCCGAGGCCATAGCGCTCGCGCACGATCTGGGCCACACGCCTTTCGGACACAGGGGCGAGACAGCCCTCAACGAGCTCATGGCCGCCCACGGCGGATTCGAGCACAACAGGCAGAGCTATCGGGTGGTCACGCTGCTGGAGCGGCGCTATCCCGACTTCCCGGGCCTCAACCTCTCCAGCGAGGTGCTCGAGGGGCTGCTCAAGCACGCGAGCGAATACGACTCGCCCGAGCTCAAGGGTCTGATCACCGAATCGCCGGGATCCCCCACGCTCGAGGCGCAGGTGGTCAACGTGGCGGACGAGATCGCCTACATGAACCACGACCTCGACGACGGGCTGGAGTCGGGGATGCTGAGGATGGAGGACCTCGAACGGGTCCGCCTGTGGAGGGAGACCGCCTCGAGGGTCGAGTCGGACCATCCCGGCATCTTGCCCAAGATCCTCAAGAGCCAGACCATCCGCAGGCTCATTCACCTGCTCGTCATGGACATACAGGGAGAGACGCACGCCAGGCTCGCCAGGCTCGCGATCAAGAAGATCGAGGACGTGAGGGCGACCGCCGAGCCGCTGGTCTCGTTCAGCGAGGGGATGAGGGCGGCGACCAGGGAGCTCAAGGATTTTCTCTTCGCGAACCTCTACCGCCACTACAGGGTAGAGAGGATGGCGGACAAGTCGAACCGGATACTGGCCGCCCTCTTCAACACCTATCTCAATAACCCGAAGGTCCTGCCGCCGTCGCTCGAGCGCATCATCCGTGAGGAGGGCGGCGCCGAGCGCCGCGTGTGCGACTACATCGCGGGGATGACCGACCGCTTCGCGCTGAGCGAGTACGCCAAGCTCTTCGACCCGGACGAAAAGGTCTGA
- a CDS encoding 7-carboxy-7-deazaguanine synthase QueE, whose product MGTQAHISEIFSSVQGEGLCAGTPMTFVRFAGCSLRCAYCDTEGSRRVGLKFRVETPPRSRRFSVCANPVSAESLSDILAPFDDGYVSVTGGEPLEQAEFLAEWLPGVSKKKVLLETNGVLPRQLKLVLPWVDIVSMDIKLPSSTCGVARWEEHGRFLRALVDSGRDAYLKVVLTAGTSDSDVERAISAARSSGGAFPIFLQPASETPSFDAAVPGERLLAIARSFSAEFPDVRVMPQMHRQWGVL is encoded by the coding sequence ATGGGAACCCAGGCGCACATATCGGAGATATTCAGCTCGGTGCAGGGCGAGGGGCTGTGCGCCGGGACGCCGATGACGTTCGTGCGCTTCGCCGGATGCTCACTTCGATGCGCATACTGCGACACGGAGGGGAGCAGGCGGGTGGGGCTTAAGTTCCGCGTGGAGACTCCGCCGCGGTCCCGAAGATTCTCAGTGTGCGCCAATCCGGTCTCGGCCGAGTCCCTCTCCGACATCCTCGCTCCATTCGACGACGGATACGTGAGCGTGACCGGCGGCGAACCGCTCGAGCAGGCGGAGTTCCTGGCGGAGTGGCTGCCCGGGGTCTCGAAGAAGAAGGTGCTCCTGGAGACCAACGGCGTTCTGCCGAGGCAGCTCAAGCTCGTCCTGCCATGGGTGGATATCGTGAGCATGGACATCAAGCTTCCTTCCTCGACCTGCGGCGTTGCGCGATGGGAGGAACACGGCAGGTTCCTTAGGGCGTTGGTCGATTCGGGCCGCGATGCCTATCTCAAGGTCGTCCTGACCGCCGGCACCTCCGACTCCGACGTGGAGCGCGCGATATCCGCAGCCAGGTCGTCGGGCGGCGCGTTTCCGATATTTCTCCAGCCTGCCTCGGAGACGCCGTCGTTCGACGCCGCGGTCCCGGGCGAGAGGCTGCTCGCGATCGCGCGCTCCTTCTCCGCGGAGTTTCCGGACGTGAGGGTCATGCCTCAGATGCACAGACAGTGGGGGGTCTTATGA